The following are from one region of the Oryzias melastigma strain HK-1 linkage group LG22, ASM292280v2, whole genome shotgun sequence genome:
- the acvr1l gene encoding activin receptor type-1, which yields MGLCCPHVLLLLFLQALRALAEGSDEHLVCLCEGPKCPQATECHGSRCFSSVIVLSDGIVFERGCLNEPNKVQLHCSTPPSTKQAIVCCAQDRCNSNTTVSFLKSFLPSAPEGQPVRYRVEMFALFVLGPVVVLVLLSVVSVLACRRLHHGRLQRLQEFDPEQGAIDGLISSNVGNSTLADLLDQSCTSGSGSGLPFLVQRTVARQTSLLECVGKGRYGEVWRGQWQGENVAVKIFSSRDEKSWFRETEIYSTVLLRHENILEFMASDMTSRNSSTQLWLITHYHENGSLYDYLQRVAVETSEGLAMAASVACGLVHLHTEIIGTEGKPAIAHRDLKSKNILVTKELRCCIADLGLAVTHTQADNLLDVGNNPKVGTKRYMAPEVLDDSIQTDCFDAYKRVDIWAFGLVLWEIARRTYSNGIVEEYKPPFYDQVPNDPSFEDMKKVVCVEQQRPFIPNRWFSDPTLSALVKLMKECWYQNPSARLTALRIKKTLDKIQSSLEKGKES from the exons ATGGGACTGTGCTGCCCTCAcgtcctcctgctgctctttctgcagGCTCTGCGAGCGTTGGCTGAAGGCTCAG ATGAACACCTGGTGTGTCTTTGTGAAGGCCCAAAATGCCCTCAGGCCACAGAGTGCCACGGCTCTCGCTGCTTCTCCTCTGTTATAGTCCTGAGCGACGGAATTGTGTTTGAGCGCGGCTGTTTAAATGAACCCAATAAAGTCCAACTCCATTGCTCCACACCTCCATCTACCAAACAAGCCATCGTCTGCTGCGCACAGGACAGATGTAACAGCAACACCACCGTTAGCTTCCTGAAGTCTTTCCTGCCATCAG CTCCAGAAGGTCAGCCAGTGCGATATCGCGTGGAGATGTTTGCGCTCTTTGTACTGGGCCCtgtggtggttctggttctgctgtcTGTGGTGTCGGTGCTGGCCTGCAGGAGGCTCCACCACGGTCGACTTCAGAGGCTGCAGGAGTTTGATCCTGAGCAGGGAGCCATAGACGGCCTCATCTCCTCCAACGTGGGGAACAGCACTTTAGCG gacCTCTTGGATCAGTCGTGTACATCAGGCAGCGGCTCAGGCCTTCCCTTCCTTGTTCAGAGAACTGTAGCCAGACAGACCAGTCTGCTGGAGTGTGTGG GTAAGGGCCGGTATGGCGAGGTGTGGCGAGGCCAGTGGCAGGGCGAGAACGTGGCGGTGAAAATCTTCTCCTCCAGAGATGAAAAGTCTTGGTTCAGAGAAACGGAAATCTACAGCACGGTGCTGCTGCGGCATGAAAACATACTTG AGTTCATGGCGTCGGACATGACTTCTCGTAACTCCAGCACCCAGCTGTGGCTGATCACCCACTACCACGAGAACGGCTCGCTGTACGACTACCTGCAGCGGGTCGCCGTCGAGACGTCGGAGGGCCTGGCCATGGCGGCGTCTGTGGCGTGCGGGCTGGTGCACCTGCACACAGAGATCATCGGCACGGAGGGAAAACCCGCCATCGCACACCGAGACCTGAAGAGCAAAAACATCCTGGTGACCAAGGAGCTGCGCTGCTGCATCGCAGACTTAG GGCTGGCCGTGACCCACACGCAGGCAGACAACCTGCTGGATGTGGGCAACAACCCCAAGGTTGGCACCAAGCGCTACATGGCACCCGAAGTGTTGGATGACAGCATTCAGACGGACTGCTTCGATGCCTACAAGCGGGTCGACATATGGGCCTTCGGACTGGTGCTGTGGGAGATAGCGAGGCGGACGTACAGTAACG GTATCGTAGAGGAGTACAAGCCTCCGTTTTACGATCAGGTGCCAAACGATCCGAGCTTCGAGGACATGAAGAAGGTGGTGTGTGTGGAGCAGCAGAGACCCTTCATTCCCAACCGCTGGTTCTCAGATCCT ACTCTCTCTGCTTTGGTGAAGCTGATGAAGGAGTGCTGGTACCAGAACCCGTCTGCCCGACTCACAGCGCTCCGCATCAAGAAGACCCTGGACAAGATTCAGAGCTCTCTGGAGAAAGGCAAGGAGTcgtga
- the d2hgdh gene encoding D-2-hydroxyglutarate dehydrogenase, mitochondrial isoform X1 — MVGIFQRSLRLRTSLRQLSFHGSTSSTDTLSSLVLRGRLFPISSPSVFFSTHRTLQAPNDGPKSLSDTPPPRRPFSRVTEEDLTFFRTLLPGRTITDPDLLESSNVDWLKSVRGSSEVLLRPQTTEEVSQILRYCNSHNLAVNPQGGNTGLVGGSVPVYDEIVLSTALMNNILHFNDVSGILTCQSGCILENLSLYLEERGHIMPLDLGAKGSCQIGGNVATNAGGLRLLRYGSLHGTVLGLEVVLADGRVLDCLSTLRKDNTGYDLKQLFIGSEGTLGVITAVSILCPQKPKSVNVVFLGCETFEQLLKTFQLSKRMLGEILSAYEFLDSECLNLLKTHLKLQNPVSDCPFYIVIETQGSDPNHDEEKLHNFLEEAMASSLVVDGTVATEEGKIKALWSMRERITEALTHDGFTYKYDISLPVERIYQLVTDMRRHLGDRAKSVVGYGHVGDGNLHLNITSPAKNAALLAAIEPFVYEWTAKFQGSISAEHGLGLKKRNYIHYKDLLQPEKHPRNNCSIQEKDRLKVVSIHRLYIVHVCHLCDEYI, encoded by the exons ATGGTGGGAATCTTCCAGAGGTCCTTAAGGCTGAGGACATCCCTGAGACAATTGTCCTTCCACGGCTCCACCTCATCCACAGACACATTGTCATCCTTAGTGCTCCGGGGTCGATTATTTCCCATCAGCAGCccttctgtgtttttctccaCTCATCGCACACTCCAAGCTCCCAATGATGGGCCTAAGTCACTGTCAGACACTCCACCACCGAGGCGACCCTTCAGCAGGGTTACGGAGGAGGATTTGACCTTCTTTAGGACGCTCCTCCCTGGCAGGACCATCACAGACCCAGACCTGCTAGAGTCCAGCAATGTCGACTGGCTCAAGTCTGTGAGAG GTTCAAGTGAAGTTTTGCTGAGACCTCAGACCACAGAAGAAGTGTCTCAAATTCTTAG GTATTGTAACAGTCACAACCTGGCGGTGAACCCTCAAGGGGGTAACACCGGCTTGGTTGGTGGGAGCGTTCCAGTTTACGACGAGATCGTCCTCTCCACCGCCCTCATGAACAACATACTTCACTTCAATGACGTCTCTG GTATTTTAACATGTCAGTCGGGCTGCATCCTGGAGAATCTGTCTCTCTATCTGGAGGAGAGAGGCCACATCATGCCTCTGGATCTCGGAGCTAAAGGGAGCTGTCAGATCGGAGGCAACGTGGCGACTAACGCTGGTGGGCTGCGGCTGCTGCGCTACGGCTCCTTACACGGGACGGTGCTCGGCCTGGAGGTG GTGTTAGCCGATGGACGGGTGCTGGACTGCTTGTCCACGCTGCGCAAAGACAACACAGGATATGACCTGAAACAGCTGTTCATTGGGTCAGAGGGCACTCTCGGGGTCATCACTGCGGTGTCCATCCTCTGCCCACAAAAACCCAAATCTGTCAATGTGGTCTTCTTGG GCTGTGAGACCTTTGAGCAGCTGCTGAAGACGTTTCAGCTGAGCAAAAGAATGCTGGGAGAAATTCTGTCCGCCTACGAGTTCTTGGACAGCGAATGTTTAAATCTGCTCAAAACGCACCTCAAGCTACAGAACCCCGTCTCTG aTTGTCCGTTTTACATCGTCATAGAAACTCAAGGATCTGACCCAAACCACGACGAGGAGAAACTCCACAACTTCCTGGAAGAAGCTATGGCGTCGTCGTTAGTTGTGGATGGAACCGTAGCCACCGAGGAGGGGAAGATAAAG GCGTTGTGGTCGATGCGTGAACGCATCACAGAGGCGCTCACACACGATGGCTTCACCTACAAGTACGACATCTCTCTCCCGGTGGAGCGGATCTACCAGCTGGTGACGGACATGCGGCGGCACCTGGGGGATCGCGCCAAAAGCGTGGTGGGATACGGACACGTGG GTGACGGCAACCTTCACCTGAACATCACTTCTCCTGCCAAGAACGCCGCTCTGCTGGCGGCCATCGAGCCTTTCGTGTACGAGTGGACGGCCAAGTTCCAGGGCAGCATTAGTGCAGAACACGGACTGGGTCTAAAGAAAAGGAACTATATTCATTACA AGGATCTGCTTCAGCCGGAAAAACATCCCAGGAACAACTGCAGCATCCAGGAAAAGGACCGTTTAAAGGTTGTGTCTATACACCGTTTGTACATTGTTCACGTATGTCATTTATGTGATGAATATATATAA
- the d2hgdh gene encoding D-2-hydroxyglutarate dehydrogenase, mitochondrial isoform X2 — protein sequence MVGIFQRSLRLRTSLRQLSFHGSTSSTDTLSSLVLRGRLFPISSPSVFFSTHRTLQAPNDGPKSLSDTPPPRRPFSRVTEEDLTFFRTLLPGRTITDPDLLESSNVDWLKSVRGSSEVLLRPQTTEEVSQILRYCNSHNLAVNPQGGNTGLVGGSVPVYDEIVLSTALMNNILHFNDVSGILTCQSGCILENLSLYLEERGHIMPLDLGAKGSCQIGGNVATNAGGLRLLRYGSLHGTVLGLEVVLADGRVLDCLSTLRKDNTGYDLKQLFIGSEGTLGVITAVSILCPQKPKSVNVVFLGCETFEQLLKTFQLSKRMLGEILSAYEFLDSECLNLLKTHLKLQNPVSDCPFYIVIETQGSDPNHDEEKLHNFLEEAMASSLVVDGTVATEEGKIKALWSMRERITEALTHDGFTYKYDISLPVERIYQLVTDMRRHLGDRAKSVVGYGHVGDGNLHLNITSPAKNAALLAAIEPFVYEWTAKFQGSISAEHGLGLKKRNYIHYSKSSQAVALMGTIKAMLDPNGILNPYKTLPDNLK from the exons ATGGTGGGAATCTTCCAGAGGTCCTTAAGGCTGAGGACATCCCTGAGACAATTGTCCTTCCACGGCTCCACCTCATCCACAGACACATTGTCATCCTTAGTGCTCCGGGGTCGATTATTTCCCATCAGCAGCccttctgtgtttttctccaCTCATCGCACACTCCAAGCTCCCAATGATGGGCCTAAGTCACTGTCAGACACTCCACCACCGAGGCGACCCTTCAGCAGGGTTACGGAGGAGGATTTGACCTTCTTTAGGACGCTCCTCCCTGGCAGGACCATCACAGACCCAGACCTGCTAGAGTCCAGCAATGTCGACTGGCTCAAGTCTGTGAGAG GTTCAAGTGAAGTTTTGCTGAGACCTCAGACCACAGAAGAAGTGTCTCAAATTCTTAG GTATTGTAACAGTCACAACCTGGCGGTGAACCCTCAAGGGGGTAACACCGGCTTGGTTGGTGGGAGCGTTCCAGTTTACGACGAGATCGTCCTCTCCACCGCCCTCATGAACAACATACTTCACTTCAATGACGTCTCTG GTATTTTAACATGTCAGTCGGGCTGCATCCTGGAGAATCTGTCTCTCTATCTGGAGGAGAGAGGCCACATCATGCCTCTGGATCTCGGAGCTAAAGGGAGCTGTCAGATCGGAGGCAACGTGGCGACTAACGCTGGTGGGCTGCGGCTGCTGCGCTACGGCTCCTTACACGGGACGGTGCTCGGCCTGGAGGTG GTGTTAGCCGATGGACGGGTGCTGGACTGCTTGTCCACGCTGCGCAAAGACAACACAGGATATGACCTGAAACAGCTGTTCATTGGGTCAGAGGGCACTCTCGGGGTCATCACTGCGGTGTCCATCCTCTGCCCACAAAAACCCAAATCTGTCAATGTGGTCTTCTTGG GCTGTGAGACCTTTGAGCAGCTGCTGAAGACGTTTCAGCTGAGCAAAAGAATGCTGGGAGAAATTCTGTCCGCCTACGAGTTCTTGGACAGCGAATGTTTAAATCTGCTCAAAACGCACCTCAAGCTACAGAACCCCGTCTCTG aTTGTCCGTTTTACATCGTCATAGAAACTCAAGGATCTGACCCAAACCACGACGAGGAGAAACTCCACAACTTCCTGGAAGAAGCTATGGCGTCGTCGTTAGTTGTGGATGGAACCGTAGCCACCGAGGAGGGGAAGATAAAG GCGTTGTGGTCGATGCGTGAACGCATCACAGAGGCGCTCACACACGATGGCTTCACCTACAAGTACGACATCTCTCTCCCGGTGGAGCGGATCTACCAGCTGGTGACGGACATGCGGCGGCACCTGGGGGATCGCGCCAAAAGCGTGGTGGGATACGGACACGTGG GTGACGGCAACCTTCACCTGAACATCACTTCTCCTGCCAAGAACGCCGCTCTGCTGGCGGCCATCGAGCCTTTCGTGTACGAGTGGACGGCCAAGTTCCAGGGCAGCATTAGTGCAGAACACGGACTGGGTCTAAAGAAAAGGAACTATATTCATTACAGTAAGTCCAGCCAAGCTGTGGCGCTGATGGGGACCATAAAGGCCATGTTGGACCCGAACGGCATCCTCAACCCGTATAAGACTTTACCAGATAATCTGAAGTGA